Proteins from one Cryptomeria japonica chromosome 4, Sugi_1.0, whole genome shotgun sequence genomic window:
- the LOC131037899 gene encoding U-box domain-containing protein 33 isoform X1 produces MKTQVRIRSQQGVLQDVTEQEIEEIEEIIFHENNPPREEIYVAVGKDSAESISALKWALQNLDNRQETLIILLHVRLPLRYMPSPIGKIPLNQVSEDVVKAHLKVKEKELETFMKKYLDICKGAQVKAELLFVEKNDVAKGIVEVISEKGVKKLVMGTSSAGGAVSRRMMMPRRGKADYVRKQAVESCDVAIVCKDKLVLRTQGSPVDDAVAKKSKSFDWLLSDLLCKRSEASTIHLPQENYNRSVSLPPNLGQDLHICNQTPSEEGNDSERTFTIDEDSFDSESEDSSETLFDQVYSQGTVEHESLGHQDDNTDIETLKEQLIKALRMAENAEAVSRKDTAKRKKPEIAAVKENCRIKELESGFKETVKENEKVTSLLRLAEEKCQEFSRRQSEVEENSESMADKINKISCERNEAIHELQATQRKLAATVEQNQRILQEKDAQIRLLQDRLHSRPLLETLSPFSSFNNLEFSEYTFDDVKAATSNLSEHLKLGEGGYGIVYKGKIGQTTVAAKILRENSLQGQQEFEREIDILREVRHPHLVRVVGACFERGCIIYEYMSNGCLADHLSSRKARRPLPWQARIRIAAEMCSALQYLHSFKPDPIVHRDLKPGNILLDENYTSKISDFGLARPLPQDLRTESEPKGTFCYMDPEYLTSGKYSTKSDVYTLGIIILQLLTGKPPLRVVQEVENALECAKLEQILDPSAGDWPFAEATQLAYIALHCTCPVREERPDLQPTVMKMLDQLRNNAIPATNGGGLAKRGQKAVQAAKEIHFPGFFHCPILKARMVFDLLADEIMLVFDTFN; encoded by the exons ATGAAAACTCAAGTAAGAATCCGAAGCCAGCAGGGCGTTCTGCAGGATGTAACAGAGCAAGaaattgaagagattgaagaaattatTTTTCATGAGAATAATCCTCCTCGGGAGGAAATATATGTGGCCGTTGGAAAAGACTCGGCTGAGAGCATCAGTGCTCTCAAATGGGCGCTGCAAAACTTGGATAATAGACAAGAAACCCTAATAATTCTTCTGCATGTCCGCCTTCCACTACGCTACATGCCATCACCCA TAGgcaaaattcctctgaatcaagtAAGCGAGGATGTCGTGAAAGCCCACCTCAAGGTTAAAGAGAAGGAGCTCGAGACTTTCATGAAAAAATACTTGGATATTTGCAAAGGAGCCCAG GTCAAAGCAGAGCTTTTGTTTGTGGAGAAGAACGATGTTGCCAAAGGAATTGTTGAAGTGATCTCAGAGAAGGGCGTCAAGAAGCTTGTCATGGGAACAAGTTCAGCCGGTGGGGCTGTATCTAG GCGGATGATGATGCCAAGGCGAGGCAAAGCGGATTATGTCCGAAAGCAAGCTGTGGAGTCCTGTGACGTCGCAATTGTGTGCAAAGACAAACTCGTGTTACGAACGCAAGGCTCTCCAGTAGATGATG CAGTAGCGAAGAAATCAAAAAGCTTCGACTGGCTTTTGTCTGATTTGCTGTGTAAACGGTCGGAAGCGTCTACAATtcatcttcctcaagaaaattACAACAGATCGGTTTCATTGCCGCCAAACTTGGGTCAGGATCTGCACATCTGCAATCAGACTCCATCCGAAGAAGGGAATGATTCAGAGAGAACGTTCACGATCGATGAGGATTCCTTTGATTCCGAATCGGAAGATAGTTCAGAAACCCTTTTTGATCAAGTCTACTCTCAAGGTACTGTCGAGCATGAATCGCTGGGACATCAG GATGACAATACGGATATTGAAACTTTAAAAGAGCAGCTCATAAAGGCCTTGAGAATGGCTGAGAACGCGGAAGCAGTATCACGAAAGGACACAGCCAAGCGAAAAAAACCAGAAATCGCTGCGGTTAAAGAGAATTGCAGA ATTAAAGAGCTTGAATCCGGCTTCAAAGAAACAGTAAAAGAGAACGAAAAGGTGACGTCTCTCTTAAGGCTTGCCGAAGAGAAATGCCAAGAATTTAGCAGACGACAAAGCGAGGTCGAAGAAAATTCTGAGTCAATGGCTGATAAGATAAACAAAATCTCATGTGAGAGAAACGAAGCCATCCATGAGCTCCAAGCAACACAGCGAAAGCTTGCAGCGACAGTAGAGCAAAATCAGCGCATACTGCAAGAGAAAGACGCTCAAATTCGACTTCTTCAAGACCGCTTGCATTCAAGGCCATTGCTCGAAACCCTGAGCCCGTTCTCCTCGTTTAATAATCTTGAATTCAGCGAGTACACCTTTGACGATGTCAAAGCAGCGACATCCAACTTATCTGAGCATTTAAAACTCGGGGAAGGAGGCTATGGCATCGTTTACAAAGGTAAAATAGGGCAAACAACCGTTGCAGCCAAAATTCTGAGGGAGAACAGTTTACAGGGCCAGCAGGAGTTCGAACGCGAG ATCGATATTTTAAGAGAAGTACGTCATCCACATTTAGTCAGGGTTGTGGGGGCCTGTTTCGAGCGAGGTTGTATAATCTATGAGTATATGTCCAACGGATGCCTGGCAGATCATCTGAGCTCCAGAAAAGCCCGTCGGCCGCTCCCTTGGCAAGCCAGAATTCGCATCGCCGCCGAAATGTGCTCTGCGTTACAATATCTGCACAGTTTTAAGCCAGATCCCATCGTCCACCGCGATCTTAAACCCGGAAATATACTCCTTGACGAGAATTATACAAGCAAAATAAGCGACTTCGGATTGGCTCGTCCTCTGCCGCAAGATTTACGCACAGAATCGGAGCCTAAAGGCACATTTTGTTACATGGATCCAGAATACCTGACAAGCGGCAAATATTCTACCAAATCCGATGTTTACACCCTGGGAATCATCATTCTTCAGCTGCTAACCGGGAAACCGCCTCTGCGAGTGGTACAAGAGGTAGAAAATGCTCTAGAATGTGCGAAATTGGAGCAGATTTTGGATCCTTCAGCCGGTGATTGGCCATTTGCAGAGGCCACTCAACTGGCTTATATTGCCTTGCATTGCACATGTCCGGTAAGAGAGGAGAGACCTGATCTTCAACCGACTGTGATGAAAATGTTGGATCAGCTTCGGAACAACGCCATCCCCGCAACCAACGGCGGCGGGCTCGCTAAACGCGGTCAAAAGGCGGTGCAAGCGGCTAAGGAAATACATTTTCCTGGTTTCTTCCACTGTCCAATATTGAAGGCAAGGATGGTTTTTGACTTATTAGCCGATGAAATTATGCTTGTTTTTGACACATTCAACTGA
- the LOC131037899 gene encoding U-box domain-containing protein 33 isoform X2: MKTQVRIRSQQGVLQDVTEQEIEEIEEIIFHENNPPREEIYVAVGKDSAESISALKWALQNLDNRQETLIILLHVRLPLRYMPSPIGKIPLNQVSEDVVKAHLKVKEKELETFMKKYLDICKGAQVKAELLFVEKNDVAKGIVEVISEKGVKKLVMGTSSAGGAVSRRMMMPRRGKADYVRKQAVESCDVAIVCKDKLVLRTQGSPVDDVAKKSKSFDWLLSDLLCKRSEASTIHLPQENYNRSVSLPPNLGQDLHICNQTPSEEGNDSERTFTIDEDSFDSESEDSSETLFDQVYSQGTVEHESLGHQDDNTDIETLKEQLIKALRMAENAEAVSRKDTAKRKKPEIAAVKENCRIKELESGFKETVKENEKVTSLLRLAEEKCQEFSRRQSEVEENSESMADKINKISCERNEAIHELQATQRKLAATVEQNQRILQEKDAQIRLLQDRLHSRPLLETLSPFSSFNNLEFSEYTFDDVKAATSNLSEHLKLGEGGYGIVYKGKIGQTTVAAKILRENSLQGQQEFEREIDILREVRHPHLVRVVGACFERGCIIYEYMSNGCLADHLSSRKARRPLPWQARIRIAAEMCSALQYLHSFKPDPIVHRDLKPGNILLDENYTSKISDFGLARPLPQDLRTESEPKGTFCYMDPEYLTSGKYSTKSDVYTLGIIILQLLTGKPPLRVVQEVENALECAKLEQILDPSAGDWPFAEATQLAYIALHCTCPVREERPDLQPTVMKMLDQLRNNAIPATNGGGLAKRGQKAVQAAKEIHFPGFFHCPILKARMVFDLLADEIMLVFDTFN, encoded by the exons ATGAAAACTCAAGTAAGAATCCGAAGCCAGCAGGGCGTTCTGCAGGATGTAACAGAGCAAGaaattgaagagattgaagaaattatTTTTCATGAGAATAATCCTCCTCGGGAGGAAATATATGTGGCCGTTGGAAAAGACTCGGCTGAGAGCATCAGTGCTCTCAAATGGGCGCTGCAAAACTTGGATAATAGACAAGAAACCCTAATAATTCTTCTGCATGTCCGCCTTCCACTACGCTACATGCCATCACCCA TAGgcaaaattcctctgaatcaagtAAGCGAGGATGTCGTGAAAGCCCACCTCAAGGTTAAAGAGAAGGAGCTCGAGACTTTCATGAAAAAATACTTGGATATTTGCAAAGGAGCCCAG GTCAAAGCAGAGCTTTTGTTTGTGGAGAAGAACGATGTTGCCAAAGGAATTGTTGAAGTGATCTCAGAGAAGGGCGTCAAGAAGCTTGTCATGGGAACAAGTTCAGCCGGTGGGGCTGTATCTAG GCGGATGATGATGCCAAGGCGAGGCAAAGCGGATTATGTCCGAAAGCAAGCTGTGGAGTCCTGTGACGTCGCAATTGTGTGCAAAGACAAACTCGTGTTACGAACGCAAGGCTCTCCAGTAGATGATG TAGCGAAGAAATCAAAAAGCTTCGACTGGCTTTTGTCTGATTTGCTGTGTAAACGGTCGGAAGCGTCTACAATtcatcttcctcaagaaaattACAACAGATCGGTTTCATTGCCGCCAAACTTGGGTCAGGATCTGCACATCTGCAATCAGACTCCATCCGAAGAAGGGAATGATTCAGAGAGAACGTTCACGATCGATGAGGATTCCTTTGATTCCGAATCGGAAGATAGTTCAGAAACCCTTTTTGATCAAGTCTACTCTCAAGGTACTGTCGAGCATGAATCGCTGGGACATCAG GATGACAATACGGATATTGAAACTTTAAAAGAGCAGCTCATAAAGGCCTTGAGAATGGCTGAGAACGCGGAAGCAGTATCACGAAAGGACACAGCCAAGCGAAAAAAACCAGAAATCGCTGCGGTTAAAGAGAATTGCAGA ATTAAAGAGCTTGAATCCGGCTTCAAAGAAACAGTAAAAGAGAACGAAAAGGTGACGTCTCTCTTAAGGCTTGCCGAAGAGAAATGCCAAGAATTTAGCAGACGACAAAGCGAGGTCGAAGAAAATTCTGAGTCAATGGCTGATAAGATAAACAAAATCTCATGTGAGAGAAACGAAGCCATCCATGAGCTCCAAGCAACACAGCGAAAGCTTGCAGCGACAGTAGAGCAAAATCAGCGCATACTGCAAGAGAAAGACGCTCAAATTCGACTTCTTCAAGACCGCTTGCATTCAAGGCCATTGCTCGAAACCCTGAGCCCGTTCTCCTCGTTTAATAATCTTGAATTCAGCGAGTACACCTTTGACGATGTCAAAGCAGCGACATCCAACTTATCTGAGCATTTAAAACTCGGGGAAGGAGGCTATGGCATCGTTTACAAAGGTAAAATAGGGCAAACAACCGTTGCAGCCAAAATTCTGAGGGAGAACAGTTTACAGGGCCAGCAGGAGTTCGAACGCGAG ATCGATATTTTAAGAGAAGTACGTCATCCACATTTAGTCAGGGTTGTGGGGGCCTGTTTCGAGCGAGGTTGTATAATCTATGAGTATATGTCCAACGGATGCCTGGCAGATCATCTGAGCTCCAGAAAAGCCCGTCGGCCGCTCCCTTGGCAAGCCAGAATTCGCATCGCCGCCGAAATGTGCTCTGCGTTACAATATCTGCACAGTTTTAAGCCAGATCCCATCGTCCACCGCGATCTTAAACCCGGAAATATACTCCTTGACGAGAATTATACAAGCAAAATAAGCGACTTCGGATTGGCTCGTCCTCTGCCGCAAGATTTACGCACAGAATCGGAGCCTAAAGGCACATTTTGTTACATGGATCCAGAATACCTGACAAGCGGCAAATATTCTACCAAATCCGATGTTTACACCCTGGGAATCATCATTCTTCAGCTGCTAACCGGGAAACCGCCTCTGCGAGTGGTACAAGAGGTAGAAAATGCTCTAGAATGTGCGAAATTGGAGCAGATTTTGGATCCTTCAGCCGGTGATTGGCCATTTGCAGAGGCCACTCAACTGGCTTATATTGCCTTGCATTGCACATGTCCGGTAAGAGAGGAGAGACCTGATCTTCAACCGACTGTGATGAAAATGTTGGATCAGCTTCGGAACAACGCCATCCCCGCAACCAACGGCGGCGGGCTCGCTAAACGCGGTCAAAAGGCGGTGCAAGCGGCTAAGGAAATACATTTTCCTGGTTTCTTCCACTGTCCAATATTGAAGGCAAGGATGGTTTTTGACTTATTAGCCGATGAAATTATGCTTGTTTTTGACACATTCAACTGA
- the LOC131037899 gene encoding U-box domain-containing protein 33 isoform X3 has protein sequence MKTQVRIRSQQGVLQDVTEQEIEEIEEIIFHENNPPREEIYVAVGKDSAESISALKWALQNLDNRQETLIILLHVRLPLRYMPSPSKIPLNQVSEDVVKAHLKVKEKELETFMKKYLDICKGAQVKAELLFVEKNDVAKGIVEVISEKGVKKLVMGTSSAGGAVSRRMMMPRRGKADYVRKQAVESCDVAIVCKDKLVLRTQGSPVDDAVAKKSKSFDWLLSDLLCKRSEASTIHLPQENYNRSVSLPPNLGQDLHICNQTPSEEGNDSERTFTIDEDSFDSESEDSSETLFDQVYSQGTVEHESLGHQDDNTDIETLKEQLIKALRMAENAEAVSRKDTAKRKKPEIAAVKENCRIKELESGFKETVKENEKVTSLLRLAEEKCQEFSRRQSEVEENSESMADKINKISCERNEAIHELQATQRKLAATVEQNQRILQEKDAQIRLLQDRLHSRPLLETLSPFSSFNNLEFSEYTFDDVKAATSNLSEHLKLGEGGYGIVYKGKIGQTTVAAKILRENSLQGQQEFEREIDILREVRHPHLVRVVGACFERGCIIYEYMSNGCLADHLSSRKARRPLPWQARIRIAAEMCSALQYLHSFKPDPIVHRDLKPGNILLDENYTSKISDFGLARPLPQDLRTESEPKGTFCYMDPEYLTSGKYSTKSDVYTLGIIILQLLTGKPPLRVVQEVENALECAKLEQILDPSAGDWPFAEATQLAYIALHCTCPVREERPDLQPTVMKMLDQLRNNAIPATNGGGLAKRGQKAVQAAKEIHFPGFFHCPILKARMVFDLLADEIMLVFDTFN, from the exons ATGAAAACTCAAGTAAGAATCCGAAGCCAGCAGGGCGTTCTGCAGGATGTAACAGAGCAAGaaattgaagagattgaagaaattatTTTTCATGAGAATAATCCTCCTCGGGAGGAAATATATGTGGCCGTTGGAAAAGACTCGGCTGAGAGCATCAGTGCTCTCAAATGGGCGCTGCAAAACTTGGATAATAGACAAGAAACCCTAATAATTCTTCTGCATGTCCGCCTTCCACTACGCTACATGCCATCACCCA gcaaaattcctctgaatcaagtAAGCGAGGATGTCGTGAAAGCCCACCTCAAGGTTAAAGAGAAGGAGCTCGAGACTTTCATGAAAAAATACTTGGATATTTGCAAAGGAGCCCAG GTCAAAGCAGAGCTTTTGTTTGTGGAGAAGAACGATGTTGCCAAAGGAATTGTTGAAGTGATCTCAGAGAAGGGCGTCAAGAAGCTTGTCATGGGAACAAGTTCAGCCGGTGGGGCTGTATCTAG GCGGATGATGATGCCAAGGCGAGGCAAAGCGGATTATGTCCGAAAGCAAGCTGTGGAGTCCTGTGACGTCGCAATTGTGTGCAAAGACAAACTCGTGTTACGAACGCAAGGCTCTCCAGTAGATGATG CAGTAGCGAAGAAATCAAAAAGCTTCGACTGGCTTTTGTCTGATTTGCTGTGTAAACGGTCGGAAGCGTCTACAATtcatcttcctcaagaaaattACAACAGATCGGTTTCATTGCCGCCAAACTTGGGTCAGGATCTGCACATCTGCAATCAGACTCCATCCGAAGAAGGGAATGATTCAGAGAGAACGTTCACGATCGATGAGGATTCCTTTGATTCCGAATCGGAAGATAGTTCAGAAACCCTTTTTGATCAAGTCTACTCTCAAGGTACTGTCGAGCATGAATCGCTGGGACATCAG GATGACAATACGGATATTGAAACTTTAAAAGAGCAGCTCATAAAGGCCTTGAGAATGGCTGAGAACGCGGAAGCAGTATCACGAAAGGACACAGCCAAGCGAAAAAAACCAGAAATCGCTGCGGTTAAAGAGAATTGCAGA ATTAAAGAGCTTGAATCCGGCTTCAAAGAAACAGTAAAAGAGAACGAAAAGGTGACGTCTCTCTTAAGGCTTGCCGAAGAGAAATGCCAAGAATTTAGCAGACGACAAAGCGAGGTCGAAGAAAATTCTGAGTCAATGGCTGATAAGATAAACAAAATCTCATGTGAGAGAAACGAAGCCATCCATGAGCTCCAAGCAACACAGCGAAAGCTTGCAGCGACAGTAGAGCAAAATCAGCGCATACTGCAAGAGAAAGACGCTCAAATTCGACTTCTTCAAGACCGCTTGCATTCAAGGCCATTGCTCGAAACCCTGAGCCCGTTCTCCTCGTTTAATAATCTTGAATTCAGCGAGTACACCTTTGACGATGTCAAAGCAGCGACATCCAACTTATCTGAGCATTTAAAACTCGGGGAAGGAGGCTATGGCATCGTTTACAAAGGTAAAATAGGGCAAACAACCGTTGCAGCCAAAATTCTGAGGGAGAACAGTTTACAGGGCCAGCAGGAGTTCGAACGCGAG ATCGATATTTTAAGAGAAGTACGTCATCCACATTTAGTCAGGGTTGTGGGGGCCTGTTTCGAGCGAGGTTGTATAATCTATGAGTATATGTCCAACGGATGCCTGGCAGATCATCTGAGCTCCAGAAAAGCCCGTCGGCCGCTCCCTTGGCAAGCCAGAATTCGCATCGCCGCCGAAATGTGCTCTGCGTTACAATATCTGCACAGTTTTAAGCCAGATCCCATCGTCCACCGCGATCTTAAACCCGGAAATATACTCCTTGACGAGAATTATACAAGCAAAATAAGCGACTTCGGATTGGCTCGTCCTCTGCCGCAAGATTTACGCACAGAATCGGAGCCTAAAGGCACATTTTGTTACATGGATCCAGAATACCTGACAAGCGGCAAATATTCTACCAAATCCGATGTTTACACCCTGGGAATCATCATTCTTCAGCTGCTAACCGGGAAACCGCCTCTGCGAGTGGTACAAGAGGTAGAAAATGCTCTAGAATGTGCGAAATTGGAGCAGATTTTGGATCCTTCAGCCGGTGATTGGCCATTTGCAGAGGCCACTCAACTGGCTTATATTGCCTTGCATTGCACATGTCCGGTAAGAGAGGAGAGACCTGATCTTCAACCGACTGTGATGAAAATGTTGGATCAGCTTCGGAACAACGCCATCCCCGCAACCAACGGCGGCGGGCTCGCTAAACGCGGTCAAAAGGCGGTGCAAGCGGCTAAGGAAATACATTTTCCTGGTTTCTTCCACTGTCCAATATTGAAGGCAAGGATGGTTTTTGACTTATTAGCCGATGAAATTATGCTTGTTTTTGACACATTCAACTGA